In one window of Chanodichthys erythropterus isolate Z2021 chromosome 23, ASM2448905v1, whole genome shotgun sequence DNA:
- the ccr10 gene encoding C-C chemokine receptor type 10, which produces MAISDSTTEDFTGFTFDYVSNYTDFDLNVTDVAVLCEASREQELTITAVQTTVFLIVFILGVIGNGLVIATFALYRRLRLRCMTDVFLFYLALSDMLLLLTLPLQTGETLIGSWVFGEALCKLNRGMYAINTNSGLLLLACISVDRYLVVVRTRAVRKKSSGMLFYSTLSAIGVTVTSIVLSLPDLRFSSTEIDMGSNVLLCDMKVWGDEVSKWKLWAQVSKIAGFCIPCVAMVVCYGAIGRVLIHAGGKCWRRQRTLRLMALLVVLFLIFQLPYTVVLLIKIFTPTPKLCDEWTRFQLKENVTRILACVRCCLNPLLYALVGVRFRNDIIRLLTDAGCVCVSHITPQRENGSSVTPSSPAATILSPISSTYQSSKKTAGSDTPAANTNQTFIFPTPISGKVSSVISWCHQ; this is translated from the coding sequence ATGGCGATCTCTGATTCGACTACAGAAGATTTTACTGGCTTTACTTTTGACTATGTGTCCAATTACACTGATTTTGACCTCAACGTCACTGACGTTGCAGTGCTTTGTGAAGCCAGCAGGGAGCAGGAGCTGACCATTACTGCTGTCCAGACGACCGTCTTCCTCATTGTCTTCATCTTAGGTGTAATTGGGAACGGGCTGGTCATTGCCACTTTCGCTCTGTACCGCCGTCTGCGTCTGCGCTGCATGACCGACGTCTTCCTCTTCTACCTTGCTCTGTCTGACATGCTGCTTCTGCTGACTCTTCCGCTACAGACGGGAGAGACGCTGATTGGCAGCTGGGTGTTCGGAGAGGCGCTGTGCAAGCTAAATCGAGGCATGTATGCCATCAACACCAACAGCGGTCTGCTGTTGTTGGCGTGCATTAGTGTCGATCGCTACTTGGTGGTGGTTCGCACCAGGGCCGTGCGGAAGAAGAGTTCTGGGATGCTGTTTTACAGCACGCTTTCTGCTATTGGCGTCACAGTAACCTCTATCGTCCTGAGCCTGCCAGACCTGCGCTTCAGCTCCACAGAAATTGACATGGGTTCAAACGTCCTCTTGTGCGATATGAAAGTTTGGGGCGATGAAGTGAGTAAATGGAAGCTGTGGGCCCAGGTGTCAAAGATCGCAGGGTTCTGCATCCCTTGCGTGGCGATGGTGGTGTGTTACGGTGCGATCGGACGCGTGCTGATCCATGCCGGTGGCAAATGCTGGCGTAGACAGAGGACCCTGCGTTTGATGGCATTGCTGGTGGTTCTTTTCCTGATTTTCCAGCTACCTTACACTGTGGTGCTGctgattaaaatattcacaCCCACACCGAAACTCTGCGACGAGTGGACCAGGTTCCAGCTGAAGGAAAACGTGACACGCATTCTGGCCTGCGTGAGGTGCTGCCTGAACCCTCTGCTTTATGCGCTGGTTGGCGTCCGATTCCGAAACGACATCATCAGGCTGTTGACGGATgccgggtgtgtgtgtgtgtcgcatATAACGCCTCAGCGTGAGAACGGAAGCTCTGTTACGCCGTCCTCTCCGGCTGCAACCATACTTTCACCTATCTCCTCTACTTACCAATCCTCCAAGAAAACAGCTGGCTCAGACACACCTGCTGCAAACACaaaccaaacattcattttccCCACACCTATATCTGGTAAAGTGTCTTCGGTCATAAGCTGGTGTCATCAATAA
- the LOC137014137 gene encoding receptor activity-modifying protein 1-like produces MLYLSGLLLLLLDPSLICGQITQDNRTAVEDESLRIKTENAQKGLNESLNEDTNNSTYKNNVTESNEILQQQDFHRSYNHCYEETLMYYGKFCCEFFNINMSAFGKENWCNMEIVRRSYNQLTACLEQLSAYSGCFYPNRVVEQIFITIHQQYFSSCSSEEDLADAPAGFVLVATLLPILLIPFIVYIVVWKSSLRD; encoded by the exons ATGTTATATCTTTCCGGACTACTTTTGCTGTTGCTGGATCCATCTCTGATCTGTG GTCAAATAACACAAGATAACAGAACAGCTGTTGAAG atGAGAGTCTCAGAATCAAAACTGAAAATGCACAGAAAGGACTGAATGAATCTTTGAACGAGG ATACCAACAACAGCACATACAAGAACAACG TCACAGAAAGCAACGAGATTCTTCAGCAACAAGATTTTCATCGCAGCTACAATCACTGTTATGAGGAGACTTTGATGTATTATGGCAAATTCTGCTGTGAATTTTTCAATATCAACATGAGTGCATTTGGAAAGGAGAACTGGTGTAATATGGAGATAGTGAGAAG GAGCTACAACCAGTTAACTGCATGTTTGGAGCAACTTTCCGCTTATTCAGGATGCTTCTACCCTAATCGTGTGGTGGAGCAGATATTCATCACTATACATCAGCAGTACTTCAGCTCTTGTAGCAGTGAAGAGGATTTAGCTGACGCCCCGGCTGGATTCGTGCTCGTAGCCACACTGCTGCCCATCCTCCTCATACCCTTCATAGTGTACATTGTGGTCTGGAAGAGTAGTTTAAGGGACTGA